ATATTCAAATTCATTTACTGTTGTTCCTATATTGCATATATCTCCACCATTTGTATATGTATTTTCTATAAAAACATGCTTATTTTCTAAGTTTATTAACTCAAGAAATTTTATAGAATTATCTAAATACTTTTGCTTATTTCTCTCAAATCTAGACTTTATTACATATCCTAAATGCATATTAAAATATTTTATATCAAGTTCTTTTAATTCTGAATTCATTTCATATATAAACTTTACCCATGAATTCCTTATATATTCTACATTTTCACAAGTGTTTAATTCCATAGGTAAATGAATCCCTATACTTATGTTATTTCTTTTAAATTCATCTTTATATAATAGAACTTTTTTACACTCAATTAAATTATCTATACCTATTTCTATATGATTTATATTTTTATTTGTTTTACATATACAAATAGCTCGATCTATTTCATGAACCAAAGCAGATATTCCTAATTTCATTTTAAACTCCTATGAAACTTTACCAATTTTATTGAAAGGTAATAGTCTAATCACAACTTTCCCCATTATATCACTTTCTTTTACTATTCCGACCTCAGGATCTCTACTATCCATGCTGTTACCTCTGTTGTCTCCCATTGCAAATATATATCCCTTTGGAATAGTTGTGTCTATTTCACCTTCAGTTTTTTGACCATGTATATAAGGTTCATTTTGAAGCTTTCCATTTATATACACATCTCCATTTGTAATCTTAAGTT
The nucleotide sequence above comes from Paraclostridium bifermentans. Encoded proteins:
- a CDS encoding TIM barrel protein, which produces MKLGISALVHEIDRAICICKTNKNINHIEIGIDNLIECKKVLLYKDEFKRNNISIGIHLPMELNTCENVEYIRNSWVKFIYEMNSELKELDIKYFNMHLGYVIKSRFERNKQKYLDNSIKFLELINLENKHVFIENTYTNGGDICNIGTTVNEFEYILNNIDNIEFCYDTGHNLINEDCFVDILNSKINLIHLSDNDGKKDLHVGIGKGILDLESLKDLMSMKIQYAVLEIKYEDIDESIKVLERFM